AAACGAGGGAAATATGCATTTGTGTTTTCGGGAGTCCAATAATTACCAACAAGCGCCTCTGTTGGGGCGCCGTACTGATCAGAGTAACCCCAAAAAAAATTTCCGCCTAAGGCAATATCCCGTTTGCCGATTCCCTGAAGAAACATGGTGAAATCAAAGTTTTTATATTGGAAAGTTGCATTAAGACTATATTGGTAGCGGGGAGTGCTGTTGCCGATTATTTTCTGGTCACCTGGATCAGATAAGGTGCCTTTGCCACGGGTAATTTTTCCATCACCATTTAGATCCCTATACTGGATATCTCCTGCCAGCCAGGTTCCTCCCCAGATTGCACTATTGTTTACTTTAGCAGCATCTGCATTGCTTTGATAGAATCCCTGAGTTTCGAATCCCCAGATATCACCAAACTTGTTACCTACATAATAATTATTAATTAACCCGTTTGGGTTGTTAAATCGGGTAATAACTGCACTATAATCTGATAATGCTGCAACCAGATTGTAAGTAAAGTCTTTACCGATATGATCTTTCCAGCCTAAACTTAGTTCAAAACCTTTCGTTTCCAGATCTGCAGCATTTTGATTGGGCACTCCGGTACCTAGTACTGTAGGCAGTGGGCTTCCTGCAACAATCATATCCTTTGTTTGCCTGATATAATAATCAAACGTACCGGTTAAACGATTGTTTAAAAGGCCGAAATCAATACCGATATTTTTTGAAGTAACTTTTTCCCAGGAGAAGTCAGCGCCGATCAGTCCCGGAGCTGAAACAATTGTTTGTTGTTGACCCCCGAAAATATAGCTTCCTATTCCGGAATCCATGTTGGCGATGTAAGGATAACTATTCTTTAATTGCTGGTTACCTAAAGTTCCATATGAAGTCCTTATTTTAAATTCACTAACAACTATTTTTAAAGGCTCAAAAAAATTTTCTTGTGAAAGTCTCCATCCTGCAGAAAACGAGGGCTGAAAAGTATAACGATGTCCTCTCGCAAAACGTGATGTCCCGTCATAACGTCCGTTTATCTCGAGTAAATACTTCCCATCGTAAACATAATTTAATCGAAAGAAAGAACCTGAAACAGCCCATTCATCTATTGATCCTCCGACATTGGGTTTCAAATCACTATTTAGATTAATAACTGGTATATCCTGACTAATCAGGCTTTTTACGCTGGCATTAAACGCCTTAATCTGCTTTAATTCCTGATTATACCCAACCATGGCCTTTAAATAATGTTTTGCACCAAAAGTATTCTCATACTGTGCGTATGAATTTAAAGCAACATACCTGTCGTTATTGTTTGCTTCAAATACTTTCGGGGTAGCAGTCCAGGGATATGGGCCAAGTGAAGTACCGTTAAAGCCGTATTCGTCAAAAGATTTTGTATTTGTTGTGTTGTTATAGGTATAAGAGTTCCAGGTGTAATCTGTAATAATTTTTACATTTTTAAAAGGCTTTAATTCGATGCCTCCGGTTAGCCACAGGTCATTTGATTTAGTAATAGACCGTCCATTATCATTAAGAATGTGCAAAACATTACTATAATCTCCTTGTCCGGCATAATGTCCATCCGGGTTAAACACAGGCATAATAGAACGCGAATCATTGAACAGACTTTCAATAGGTGTAATTGTTCCATTATTAAAGTCTAAACCTGATGGACTATTGTCATCTACGCGGTTTAAAAGCATACTTACATTTAGGTTTAACCAGGGCCGTATGGCTGAGTTTAATTTTAAACTGGCATTATACTTATTATACTCCTGGTTCGCAGCTTTAAGTACACCTGTTTGATTAAGATAACCAAATGAGCCAATATAGGTTGTATTTTCACTTCCTCCACTTACAGATATATTATGCTGTATTTGGGGTGCATATCCTGGGTAAGTTTCTTTTATCCAGTTCGTATTGGCGACATACCTGTATTTATTAGGATTGGCAGGGTCTTGATATGCTCCATTTGCCAATATCGGATTATTAATATATTCCTGTGCCTTCTGTAAATCCAAATCGGTAAACGGATTACCTGCTGTTTCACCTCCTGATATGGCACCAGTTTTATCTGCTTCCATAAATGTCCTGATGTAATCAACCGAGTTCATGGTTCGTGGTAACCTGGTTGGCCGGGTTAGTGTATAGTCTAATGAATAAGTAACTTGTGCCGGGGTGTTTTTTTTTCCCTTCTTGGTAGTAATCAATACAACACCATAGGCAGCTCTTACACCATAAATTGCTGAAGCAGAAGCGTCTTTTAAAACGGTTACATTTTCAACATTATTTGGATTAATTAGGTTAGGATCCATTTGTACACCATCAACCAATATTAATGGCGTTCCTCCATTAATTGAAGTTATTCCACGGATATTAAATTCAGACCCTGATCCGGGCTTTCCGTTACCAACAGTAATATTAAGATTTGGGATTAATCCCTGCAAGCCTTGTCCAATATTTGTTATGGGACGACTCTCCAGAGCTTTGCCATCAACAGAAGCAATAGCGCCGGTTAAATTTACTTTTTTTTGTGTTCCATAACCTACTACCACTACATCGTCTAATAAGCCGGGCTCCTGGATCATTTTAATGGTTATAACAGAACTAACTTTGATTTCTACTGCGGTGTATCCTACATAGAAGGCAGAGAGAATAGCATCTTCCGGCACATTTTTGAGGCTGAACTCCCCGTTGCCATCAGAAATGGTACCGTTTTTGGTGTTTTTAATCTTGATAGTTACGCCGGGCAAGGGATTGCCATTCTCATCAATTACTTTACCTTTAACGTTTATATCCTGACTAATAGCAATCATATCGTTAAGGTTTAGATTAAGGAATGCACTATTAGAAAATGCAAGGTTACTGATTTGAAGAAAGATAAGTGTAAATAACAGGAAGATGTATTTTATCCTCCGGGGCTTTTTTATGAAGCGATATTCCATCCATAAAATTTTGCGTAAAAATTTCATACGTTTAGGTTTTTTAGTTAGAAGCAAATGGTTCTGGTCAGCTTTTGTGGTTAATCTTAATATTTGGTCATTTGTGGATTAGCAATTGTTGACGGCTTTATAATTGCAGGCGTTGTTACATAAACATTTTCTCCTTTCTGTTTGGGTGCTTGTCATCAATTTGAGGATTTTTAAAATTAGAACAGCTTAAGGATAACCACAATGCAATAACTTACGGTTATAATGTATTATCTTATGGTGTGTGTCTTTTTTTTATAAGAACATAATACATCAGAATAGCTGTTTTTTACATTGTAAATGTTTAGTGTTCTCCTAATTTTACAAGATGAAAACCAAAACAAAAACCAGCCTGTGCTTTTGCCTGTTTTTTTTATTATTTATCCCTTTTGTTGCCATGAGCCAATGGTCGGTACTGAAAGATGATCCGAGGCCGAAGTCTGAATTATATCAAAGATTTACAAAAGAGAAGTGGAATGCCAGCAATTTTGCGACGCCTGAAGATATGAAATGGTTTAATGATGCCAGGTTTGGTATGTTTATTACATTTGGATTATCTGCTTATGTAAATAAAGATTTGAGCTGGCCTGTGGTATATACCAGAAAGGCTCCGGATAGTGGTCATGGAGCATACCCCGACAGTGTATGGACAAAATGGCCTTCATTGTTTAAGCTACAGAAATTTAATGCTGATGAATGGGTGAAAATTGCCCAAAATGCAGGTATGAAATATATCGTTGTTATTGCAAAACACCATGATGGGTTTCACATGTGGGACACAGAATATTCTGATTTTAAAATCACAAATACCCCCTTTGGCCGTGATTATCTAAAAGAACTGTCTGATGCCTGTCATAAAGTTGGAATGCGTTTTGGAATTTACTATTCTCAGCGCGATTGGCACCATCCGGATTACGCTCCTGTAGATTCTTCTACAATAAAACAAATACCTGATGCACCTTATTTTGAGCCTTTGCCAGGTAAAGAGGTTAAACCAGGTCCATCACACCAAAAATATATAGATTATCAATTTAATGTAGTTAGAGAACTTTGTACCAAATATGGTAAAGTAGACCTGTTTTGGTTTGATGCGTGCTGGTGGGGAGGTATGTTTACTGCTGATATGTGGGATGCTGAAAAGCTTACACGAATGATTCGTAAACTACAGCCTGGTATTATCATTAACAATCGTGCGAGCCTGCCTGGTGATTTTGATACACCCGAACAACGAATCGGTATGTATCAGGAACGTTCATGGGAAAGTTGTATGACCTTGAATGGGAGCTGGGCATATTCTCCTGCTCCGGTAAAACCGGTGAAGTTATTAATCCATGATTTGCTCAGTTCGGCAGCAGGTAATGGTAATGTATTACTTAGTTGGGGAGCACTT
This portion of the Pedobacter lusitanus genome encodes:
- a CDS encoding alpha-L-fucosidase, with product MKTKTKTSLCFCLFFLLFIPFVAMSQWSVLKDDPRPKSELYQRFTKEKWNASNFATPEDMKWFNDARFGMFITFGLSAYVNKDLSWPVVYTRKAPDSGHGAYPDSVWTKWPSLFKLQKFNADEWVKIAQNAGMKYIVVIAKHHDGFHMWDTEYSDFKITNTPFGRDYLKELSDACHKVGMRFGIYYSQRDWHHPDYAPVDSSTIKQIPDAPYFEPLPGKEVKPGPSHQKYIDYQFNVVRELCTKYGKVDLFWFDACWWGGMFTADMWDAEKLTRMIRKLQPGIIINNRASLPGDFDTPEQRIGMYQERSWESCMTLNGSWAYSPAPVKPVKLLIHDLLSSAAGNGNVLLSWGALWNGEFDSEQKDSLLEIGQWLKKKWFSLLWHKRRSVGAE
- a CDS encoding SusC/RagA family TonB-linked outer membrane protein, whose amino-acid sequence is MIAISQDINVKGKVIDENGNPLPGVTIKIKNTKNGTISDGNGEFSLKNVPEDAILSAFYVGYTAVEIKVSSVITIKMIQEPGLLDDVVVVGYGTQKKVNLTGAIASVDGKALESRPITNIGQGLQGLIPNLNITVGNGKPGSGSEFNIRGITSINGGTPLILVDGVQMDPNLINPNNVENVTVLKDASASAIYGVRAAYGVVLITTKKGKKNTPAQVTYSLDYTLTRPTRLPRTMNSVDYIRTFMEADKTGAISGGETAGNPFTDLDLQKAQEYINNPILANGAYQDPANPNKYRYVANTNWIKETYPGYAPQIQHNISVSGGSENTTYIGSFGYLNQTGVLKAANQEYNKYNASLKLNSAIRPWLNLNVSMLLNRVDDNSPSGLDFNNGTITPIESLFNDSRSIMPVFNPDGHYAGQGDYSNVLHILNDNGRSITKSNDLWLTGGIELKPFKNVKIITDYTWNSYTYNNTTNTKSFDEYGFNGTSLGPYPWTATPKVFEANNNDRYVALNSYAQYENTFGAKHYLKAMVGYNQELKQIKAFNASVKSLISQDIPVINLNSDLKPNVGGSIDEWAVSGSFFRLNYVYDGKYLLEINGRYDGTSRFARGHRYTFQPSFSAGWRLSQENFFEPLKIVVSEFKIRTSYGTLGNQQLKNSYPYIANMDSGIGSYIFGGQQQTIVSAPGLIGADFSWEKVTSKNIGIDFGLLNNRLTGTFDYYIRQTKDMIVAGSPLPTVLGTGVPNQNAADLETKGFELSLGWKDHIGKDFTYNLVAALSDYSAVITRFNNPNGLINNYYVGNKFGDIWGFETQGFYQSNADAAKVNNSAIWGGTWLAGDIQYRDLNGDGKITRGKGTLSDPGDQKIIGNSTPRYQYSLNATFQYKNFDFTMFLQGIGKRDIALGGNFFWGYSDQYGAPTEALVGNYWTPENTNAYFPRLRFSGGGNYLVQSKYLQSGAYLRMKQMTLGYSLPQSLLNKVKINRLRIYATAQNLFEFTKMYENFDPEQFNRMEYALNRGISFGVQIGL